One genomic region from Sphingobacterium multivorum encodes:
- a CDS encoding ankyrin repeat domain-containing protein gives MDAGEFDEVISLIYQNRFTDIEKLFKSGLDVRKKDNEGRTILFHAVLDDNPALVSFFIKKGFEVNVQDNLGWTPLHHCAQNYQTEIAKILIENGADLEMNDNYGNTALFRAAFASQGKGDMIRLLLEHGANQDSKNNAGVSPRQLANTIENYDVKQFF, from the coding sequence ATGGATGCGGGCGAATTTGATGAGGTTATAAGCCTAATATATCAAAACCGATTTACTGACATTGAAAAATTATTTAAATCTGGGCTGGACGTTAGAAAAAAAGATAACGAAGGAAGGACAATATTATTCCATGCTGTGCTTGATGATAACCCTGCTTTGGTAAGTTTCTTTATTAAGAAAGGATTTGAAGTGAACGTACAGGATAATTTAGGTTGGACTCCGTTACATCATTGTGCGCAAAATTATCAAACTGAAATTGCAAAAATACTTATTGAAAATGGTGCAGATCTTGAGATGAATGATAATTATGGAAATACTGCTTTATTTCGGGCAGCATTTGCTTCACAAGGTAAAGGGGATATGATCAGATTATTACTGGAACACGGAGCCAATCAAGATAGTAAAAATAATGCAGGTGTTAGTCCAAGGCAGTTAGCAAATACAATAGAGAATTACGATGTTAAGCAATTTTTTTGA